Proteins encoded in a region of the Flammeovirga yaeyamensis genome:
- the pssA gene encoding CDP-diacylglycerol--serine O-phosphatidyltransferase codes for MKRHIPNAITCGNLISGCIGITFCFEGNLVMGAFMILVGAGFDFFDGFAARMLKVSSPVGKELDSLADMVTFGVLPSVIMYHLLMYVDVHQYLPYLAFLLAAFSAIRLANFNVDERQSDGFIGVPTPATAIIIGSLPLIMQWYPQYDAYVSNIYVLVGLTLLLSYLMNAEIPLVSLKFKNFGWTGNEARYILIISSMILLAIFRVAALPLIVLMQILVSVVFRTKSTK; via the coding sequence TTGAAAAGACATATTCCAAATGCCATTACCTGTGGAAATTTAATTTCTGGGTGTATTGGTATAACATTTTGTTTTGAGGGCAATTTGGTGATGGGTGCCTTTATGATTCTTGTAGGAGCTGGTTTCGACTTCTTCGATGGTTTTGCTGCTAGAATGTTGAAAGTATCCTCGCCCGTCGGTAAAGAATTGGATTCGTTGGCGGATATGGTCACATTTGGTGTTCTACCTTCTGTTATTATGTATCATCTATTGATGTACGTTGATGTTCATCAATATCTACCATATTTAGCTTTCCTGTTGGCAGCTTTCTCGGCAATCCGTTTAGCCAATTTTAATGTGGATGAAAGACAATCGGATGGGTTTATAGGTGTTCCGACACCTGCAACAGCCATTATCATTGGTTCACTTCCTTTGATTATGCAATGGTATCCACAATATGATGCTTATGTATCAAATATATATGTTTTGGTAGGCTTAACACTACTATTATCCTATTTGATGAATGCCGAAATTCCTTTGGTCTCACTGAAATTCAAAAACTTCGGTTGGACCGGAAATGAAGCTCGATATATATTAATTATATCAAGTATGATTTTATTGGCAATATTTAGAGTGGCTGCATTACCATTGATAGTATTGATGCAGATATTGGTTTCTGTTGTTTTTCGAACGAAATCAACGAAATAA
- a CDS encoding septal ring lytic transglycosylase RlpA family protein — MNKYKFLLLISLSFSTFVFGQKKVGDVKKGQASYYANKFHGKKTANGERFNMYAFTCAHRELPFDTYLKVTNLKNNNWVVVRVNDRGPFKAHRIIDLSKAAAAKIDMVKDGIGDVSIEVLYINGQGTKVKEGTTGVTGDVIPKNKYVKETPKKDPPKTESKPKGEFAAPGTYSIWGTPKNIKNGYGVQMASYTDVKKAISNGKKANKKGLSSIFIQAGWSNDKKVYRLIYGDLTEADARNKVAKVRGKGYKGAFVKKHL, encoded by the coding sequence ATGAACAAGTATAAATTTCTACTACTTATATCCTTATCATTTTCCACTTTTGTCTTCGGACAGAAAAAAGTTGGTGATGTAAAAAAAGGACAAGCGTCCTATTATGCGAATAAATTCCATGGAAAAAAAACAGCAAATGGAGAACGATTTAATATGTATGCATTTACATGTGCTCATAGAGAATTACCGTTTGATACCTACCTTAAAGTAACCAATTTAAAAAACAATAATTGGGTAGTGGTGAGAGTAAATGATAGAGGTCCATTTAAAGCACATCGTATTATTGACTTATCTAAAGCTGCAGCAGCAAAAATTGATATGGTCAAAGATGGTATTGGTGATGTATCTATTGAAGTTCTTTATATCAATGGTCAAGGAACAAAAGTAAAAGAGGGAACGACTGGTGTTACAGGAGATGTAATTCCTAAAAATAAATATGTGAAAGAAACACCAAAGAAAGATCCTCCGAAAACTGAAAGTAAGCCCAAAGGAGAATTTGCAGCACCGGGTACTTACAGTATTTGGGGTACTCCTAAAAATATTAAGAATGGCTATGGTGTTCAGATGGCTTCATATACAGATGTTAAAAAGGCTATTTCAAATGGGAAAAAGGCCAATAAAAAAGGGTTGTCAAGCATTTTTATCCAAGCTGGATGGAGTAATGATAAAAAGGTATATCGTTTAATATATGGCGATTTAACTGAAGCTGACGCAAGAAATAAAGTAGCTAAGGTGAGAGGTAAAGGGTATAAAGGGGCGTTTGTGAAGAAACATCTATAG
- a CDS encoding glycosyltransferase family 4 protein, translating into MRILFIQKVKGLAGSEKYFLEMLPALMKKGIHCEFVSVRMFNDNDKPLIFIKSLRKLGIKTYDLSFKNSYDYRIIKNLSEIIKENSFDIIHSHLIHADIWCSIYKIFSRNKIPLVSTKHGYDEKYINKYGFKVKINYFSKYYLLALFCEKFIDRSFAVSNGIKQLFTGLKISSENKIDVIHHGFLYEDLKQTNSKQEYQLLVVGRLIPFKGHRYLIESIAELIDFYPKIKLLILGSGPEKISLKKITKKFNVEKNVIFTGFDSNVNKYLCESQILVVPSISEGFGLVFLEGYNAKIPIIAFDVPASNEIIINNETGILVKPYSTKDLTVSIKNLFNNSSEQKRLATNGYKRLKEYFNIERMVNETISFYKNVLNL; encoded by the coding sequence ATGAGAATTTTATTCATTCAAAAGGTGAAAGGTTTAGCAGGTAGTGAAAAATATTTTCTTGAGATGTTGCCTGCATTAATGAAGAAAGGAATACATTGTGAGTTTGTATCTGTTAGAATGTTTAATGATAATGACAAACCCTTAATATTTATAAAATCATTAAGAAAATTGGGCATAAAAACTTATGATTTAAGTTTTAAAAATTCTTATGATTACAGAATTATAAAAAATTTATCTGAAATTATTAAAGAAAATTCATTTGATATCATACACAGTCATCTAATTCATGCAGATATATGGTGCTCAATTTATAAGATTTTCTCTAGAAATAAAATACCTTTAGTTTCAACAAAGCATGGTTATGATGAAAAATATATTAATAAATATGGTTTTAAAGTTAAAATAAATTATTTTTCAAAATATTATTTACTAGCATTGTTTTGTGAAAAATTTATTGATAGATCATTTGCAGTTTCTAATGGAATAAAACAATTATTTACAGGACTAAAAATTTCAAGTGAAAATAAAATTGATGTTATACATCATGGCTTTTTATATGAAGATTTAAAACAAACTAATTCAAAACAAGAATACCAATTATTAGTAGTTGGAAGATTAATACCTTTTAAAGGACATCGATATTTGATTGAATCAATAGCAGAATTAATTGATTTTTACCCAAAAATAAAATTACTCATTTTGGGGAGTGGACCAGAGAAAATAAGTCTAAAAAAAATAACTAAAAAATTTAATGTTGAAAAAAATGTTATTTTTACTGGGTTTGATTCGAATGTTAATAAGTACTTGTGCGAATCTCAAATTTTAGTTGTACCTTCAATTTCTGAAGGTTTTGGTCTTGTTTTTTTAGAAGGTTATAATGCGAAAATACCAATTATAGCTTTTGACGTACCTGCTAGTAATGAAATTATAATAAATAATGAAACAGGAATACTTGTTAAACCATATTCAACAAAAGATTTAACAGTTTCAATAAAGAATCTTTTCAATAATTCATCAGAACAAAAAAGGCTAGCAACAAATGGTTATAAACGACTTAAAGAATATTTTAATATTGAAAGAATGGTTAATGAAACTATTTCATTTTATAAAAACGTTTTAAATTTATAA
- a CDS encoding NAD(P)/FAD-dependent oxidoreductase, with protein sequence MAYKVDYLIVGQGLAGTILAETLQNRGFSFRIIDDGTLKNSSRVAGGLYNPITGRKMVKTWLCDVLWEKIDEFYPAYDKKYSTDSFKPINLYFPFEGQEKQTDWLSASADDRYDGYIKEFHSEGLYTDVIHQEFGGMEVTRSGYLDIPVFLDAFKEQALKEDKIELELFDHQELNIGVDTIRYKNIEAKHVIFAEGNKVENNPYFPTLDFRPVKGELLLIKFKNARFNHIINRNGFILPIDDKGNCKLGATYERVEDMENPTEKGKRQLLEKVELVDDDFEILDHWSGIRPATFDRRPFIGTSKDYKNIHIFNGLGAKGVSLGPYFAQKLINHIELGDDLPYEVRLDRLSKQQRINLNSKG encoded by the coding sequence ATGGCATATAAGGTCGATTATTTAATCGTAGGACAAGGGTTAGCAGGGACAATTTTAGCAGAAACACTCCAAAATAGAGGTTTTTCGTTTAGAATTATTGATGATGGGACACTCAAAAACTCTTCTCGAGTAGCTGGTGGGTTATATAATCCTATCACTGGAAGAAAAATGGTGAAGACTTGGCTTTGTGATGTGCTTTGGGAGAAGATCGATGAGTTCTATCCTGCATATGATAAAAAATATAGCACTGATTCCTTCAAGCCTATCAATTTATATTTTCCTTTTGAGGGGCAAGAGAAGCAAACTGATTGGTTGAGTGCGAGTGCTGATGATCGATACGATGGCTATATCAAAGAGTTTCATTCAGAAGGATTATATACTGATGTCATTCATCAAGAATTTGGAGGAATGGAGGTGACTCGCTCTGGATATTTAGATATTCCTGTTTTTTTGGATGCTTTTAAAGAGCAGGCATTGAAGGAAGATAAAATTGAATTGGAGCTTTTCGATCATCAAGAATTAAATATTGGTGTAGATACGATCAGATATAAAAATATAGAAGCGAAACATGTCATTTTTGCTGAGGGAAATAAGGTAGAGAACAACCCCTATTTTCCTACTTTGGATTTCCGTCCTGTGAAAGGAGAATTGCTATTGATAAAGTTTAAAAATGCCCGTTTCAATCATATAATTAATAGAAATGGTTTTATACTTCCTATCGACGATAAAGGTAATTGCAAGTTAGGAGCTACTTATGAGCGTGTGGAGGATATGGAAAATCCTACTGAAAAGGGTAAGCGACAATTGTTAGAAAAAGTAGAATTGGTCGATGATGATTTTGAGATTTTAGATCATTGGTCAGGTATACGCCCCGCTACATTTGATAGAAGACCTTTCATAGGAACATCAAAAGATTATAAAAATATTCATATCTTTAATGGATTGGGTGCAAAGGGCGTGTCATTAGGACCCTATTTTGCACAAAAATTGATTAATCATATTGAGTTGGGTGACGATTTACCTTACGAAGTACGCTTGGATCGTTTATCAAAACAGCAAAGAATTAATTTGAACTCTAAAGGATGA
- a CDS encoding acetyl-CoA hydrolase/transferase family protein, with translation MPFKILTPEEAASYVHHNTTVAFSGFTPAGSPKVISKAIAEKAKKEHEAGREFKIGMITGASTGDSLDGELARANAVKFRTPYQSNKDMRGAINNGHVEYFDMHLSALAQEMRYGFFGEIDVAIIEAADITPNGEVVLTSGVGISPTATKLAKKVIIELNSNHPKFIKGLHDIYQPLDPPYRKSIPVYSPDARIGDPVLRIDPSKIMGIVETNAPDEVGGFAPVDEVTQKIGDNVANFLAGELAKGTIPKEFLPIQSGVGNIANAVLGSLGKNPGIPPFRMYTEVIQDAVIDLMKNGDITFASGCSLTVSPDVLKEIYGNFDFFRNKLVLRPQEISNNPEIVRQLGLITINTAIEADIFGNINSTHVLGTKMMNGIGGSGDFTRNSFLSIFTCPSVAKGGSISAIVPMVSHEDHSEHSVKVIITEQGVADLRGKSPRQRAEAIIENCVHPDYKETLRDYLDVTTGHPQTPQALDRVFKMHSEFMTSGDMRNTKW, from the coding sequence ATGCCATTTAAAATTTTAACTCCAGAAGAGGCAGCATCTTATGTACATCATAATACAACTGTTGCATTTAGTGGTTTTACTCCTGCAGGATCGCCAAAAGTAATTTCTAAAGCGATTGCTGAAAAAGCGAAAAAAGAGCACGAAGCCGGTAGAGAATTTAAAATTGGAATGATCACTGGAGCTTCAACAGGAGACTCTTTAGATGGAGAATTGGCGAGAGCAAACGCGGTTAAATTCCGTACTCCTTATCAATCAAATAAAGATATGAGAGGTGCCATTAATAATGGTCACGTAGAATATTTTGATATGCACTTATCTGCGTTAGCTCAAGAAATGAGATATGGTTTCTTTGGTGAAATTGATGTAGCAATTATCGAAGCTGCTGATATTACGCCAAACGGTGAAGTGGTATTAACATCAGGCGTAGGTATCTCTCCAACAGCCACAAAATTAGCTAAGAAAGTTATTATTGAATTAAATAGTAATCACCCTAAATTTATTAAAGGGCTTCACGATATTTATCAACCATTAGACCCTCCTTACAGAAAGTCTATTCCAGTATACTCACCAGATGCAAGAATCGGTGATCCTGTATTAAGAATTGATCCTTCTAAAATCATGGGTATCGTTGAAACTAACGCTCCTGATGAAGTAGGTGGTTTCGCACCTGTTGATGAGGTAACTCAAAAAATTGGTGATAACGTAGCGAACTTCCTTGCTGGTGAATTAGCGAAAGGTACTATTCCAAAAGAATTCCTTCCAATTCAATCTGGTGTAGGTAATATTGCCAACGCGGTATTAGGTTCTTTGGGTAAAAATCCTGGTATCCCTCCTTTCAGAATGTACACTGAGGTAATCCAAGATGCAGTAATCGATTTAATGAAAAACGGCGATATCACTTTCGCTTCTGGTTGTTCATTAACAGTTTCTCCAGATGTACTGAAAGAAATTTATGGAAACTTCGATTTCTTTAGAAATAAACTTGTACTTCGTCCTCAAGAGATTTCAAATAACCCTGAAATCGTTCGTCAATTAGGATTGATTACAATTAACACGGCAATTGAAGCAGATATCTTTGGTAACATCAACTCTACTCACGTTTTAGGTACGAAGATGATGAACGGTATTGGTGGTTCAGGTGACTTCACTCGTAACTCATTCTTATCGATCTTTACATGTCCTTCAGTGGCGAAAGGTGGTAGCATTAGTGCTATTGTACCAATGGTATCTCACGAAGATCACTCAGAGCACTCAGTGAAAGTGATCATTACAGAGCAAGGTGTAGCTGACTTGAGAGGTAAATCTCCACGTCAACGTGCTGAAGCAATTATCGAGAACTGTGTTCACCCGGATTACAAAGAGACATTAAGAGATTATCTTGATGTAACTACAGGTCATCCTCAAACTCCACAAGCATTAGACAGAGTATTTAAAATGCACTCTGAATTTATGACTTCAGGTGATATGAGAAACACGAAGTGGTAA
- a CDS encoding septal ring lytic transglycosylase RlpA family protein produces MTNKVFYLTLTFIHFFALSFAQSITKIGYSQIGKASYYPDNREGRITAGGYKYDMNKLSAAHKYFPFGSIVKVRNIDNGKTVFLKIIDRPYTNERIIDVTLKAAQKLDIIGLNDAEVEVTLMDTPETLRAKKAKEKKLQSNNTTTNFSKELFYPTGTYTLNGEKYNGEGYSVMFLANSNIEDTYNDAINIKKSYNFEDVLIQTGWSNGQKEFRLLIGDFTSEDEGEQLLQLIKKISDQAEIKKHFN; encoded by the coding sequence ATGACAAACAAAGTATTTTATTTAACGCTTACATTCATTCATTTTTTTGCTTTATCATTTGCTCAAAGCATTACGAAAATTGGTTATTCACAGATAGGAAAAGCGTCCTATTACCCTGATAATAGAGAAGGTAGAATTACAGCAGGAGGGTATAAATACGATATGAACAAGCTTTCTGCAGCCCATAAGTATTTTCCTTTCGGTAGTATCGTTAAAGTTAGAAACATTGATAATGGTAAAACGGTATTTCTTAAAATAATCGATCGCCCATATACCAATGAAAGAATCATAGATGTGACTTTAAAAGCTGCTCAGAAATTAGATATTATTGGGTTAAATGATGCTGAGGTGGAGGTTACTTTAATGGATACTCCTGAAACTTTAAGAGCGAAAAAAGCCAAAGAGAAGAAGCTTCAATCAAATAACACCACCACAAATTTTAGTAAAGAATTATTTTATCCTACAGGTACTTACACCCTAAATGGAGAAAAATATAATGGAGAAGGCTATTCTGTCATGTTTCTTGCTAATTCTAATATTGAAGACACTTATAATGACGCCATCAATATCAAAAAGTCTTATAATTTTGAGGATGTTTTGATACAGACAGGTTGGTCAAATGGTCAGAAAGAATTTAGACTATTAATAGGTGATTTCACCTCAGAGGATGAAGGAGAACAATTACTTCAACTCATTAAAAAGATATCTGATCAAGCTGAAATAAAAAAACATTTCAACTAA
- a CDS encoding AI-2E family transporter codes for MSDKYKSSFKEIAAVAKYFRSFTNLIIIGLVILILSWLSVQLQDVLAYLIISLIISSILQTPTNYLSNLHFVGYRFPRPLAVIFSFILLFAIIGLFVFLFYPLIKSQISVLSEKNPTEIVSVVEGPIIGIEQLIRDYVMPEAEEGFLLSQVLENANNLVKSDSIRNVINGLISLTGNFFVGTMAVLFITFFFLNDPGLFRRQIITLIPNKYFEVSISALIKTEKLLSSYLLGLFLQMLSIFSIATIGLKIADVEYAITIAVFAAVANLIPYLGPFLGFTFGMMVGILTDNSLVEMPDYIFLGAKILTVFGIVQVVDNVAVQPIIFSRSVKVHPLAIFLAVFIGSALGGVVGMVFAIPTLTILKVGMEEFMYGYKRYQIFRSNKSGNALLKKVEE; via the coding sequence GTGTCAGATAAATATAAATCATCCTTTAAAGAAATAGCAGCTGTTGCAAAGTATTTCAGATCATTTACCAACTTAATTATCATTGGTTTAGTGATTTTGATCCTATCTTGGCTATCAGTGCAATTACAAGATGTACTCGCTTATCTTATCATTTCCCTTATCATTTCATCCATACTTCAAACACCTACAAACTATTTATCGAATCTACATTTTGTAGGGTATAGATTCCCAAGACCATTAGCAGTAATATTTTCTTTTATACTATTATTTGCCATCATTGGATTATTTGTCTTTCTATTTTATCCATTGATCAAAAGTCAGATTAGTGTACTTTCAGAAAAGAATCCAACAGAAATTGTTTCTGTAGTTGAAGGACCAATTATAGGTATTGAACAATTAATTAGAGATTATGTGATGCCTGAAGCAGAAGAAGGTTTTTTACTTAGTCAAGTATTAGAGAATGCCAACAATCTAGTAAAAAGTGATAGTATTCGTAACGTTATCAATGGATTGATATCCTTAACAGGTAATTTCTTTGTGGGTACAATGGCGGTATTATTTATCACCTTCTTTTTCCTTAATGATCCTGGGTTATTTAGAAGGCAAATCATCACATTGATACCAAATAAATATTTTGAAGTATCTATTTCTGCATTAATAAAAACAGAAAAATTACTATCAAGTTATCTACTTGGTCTATTTCTTCAAATGCTCAGTATATTTTCCATCGCCACCATTGGTTTAAAGATAGCAGATGTTGAATATGCGATTACCATTGCCGTGTTTGCCGCAGTAGCTAACTTAATCCCCTATTTGGGACCATTCTTAGGTTTCACTTTTGGAATGATGGTGGGCATACTTACCGATAATTCTCTTGTAGAAATGCCAGATTATATCTTCCTTGGAGCTAAAATCCTTACGGTTTTTGGTATCGTTCAAGTGGTAGATAACGTAGCTGTGCAACCCATCATTTTCTCTAGGAGTGTAAAGGTTCATCCCCTCGCCATATTCCTTGCAGTATTTATTGGATCTGCTCTAGGTGGAGTTGTTGGGATGGTGTTTGCTATTCCAACACTTACTATTTTAAAAGTAGGAATGGAAGAATTTATGTATGGGTATAAGAGGTATCAGATATTTAGGAGTAATAAGAGTGGGAATGCATTGTTGAAGAAGGTGGAAGAGTAA
- a CDS encoding DUF58 domain-containing protein: MQEISFDTIRQYGNIELLAKQMVEGFITGLHKSPYHGFSVEFAEHNLYNPGESTRHIDWKVYARTDKLFTKRYEEETNLRAMIVLDRSPSMYYPDKTFDKMAFSTMAAASLGYMLQRQRDAVGLCTFSDDIEEMTQVKSTKTHLHQIFIKLQQMLEKPPPQKETHIAKVLHQVAETIHKRSLVIIFSDMMGQMGNRDEMFAALQHLKHNNHEVLLFHVADHSTELQLEFPERPMVFVDVESGQREKLRPSQIREQYQKTISKLYHDLNVKCGQYKIDYVEADSKKELDQIIIPYMLKRQMMR; the protein is encoded by the coding sequence ATGCAGGAGATTTCATTTGATACAATTAGACAATATGGAAATATAGAACTACTCGCTAAACAAATGGTGGAGGGGTTTATTACCGGTCTTCATAAATCACCTTACCATGGTTTTTCTGTAGAATTTGCTGAGCATAATTTATACAATCCTGGCGAGAGTACCCGTCATATTGATTGGAAGGTATATGCGAGGACTGATAAGTTATTTACAAAGAGATACGAGGAAGAAACGAATCTTAGAGCAATGATTGTTTTAGATCGTTCTCCTTCTATGTATTATCCTGATAAGACCTTCGATAAGATGGCGTTTAGCACAATGGCTGCGGCATCTTTGGGGTATATGCTTCAACGGCAAAGAGATGCTGTGGGGCTTTGTACTTTCTCCGATGATATTGAGGAAATGACTCAAGTGAAGTCAACAAAAACGCATTTGCATCAGATTTTCATCAAATTACAGCAAATGTTGGAGAAGCCTCCTCCACAGAAGGAAACACATATCGCTAAGGTTTTACATCAAGTGGCTGAGACTATTCATAAGCGTTCATTAGTCATCATTTTTAGTGATATGATGGGACAAATGGGGAATCGTGACGAGATGTTTGCTGCACTTCAGCATTTGAAGCACAATAATCATGAAGTTCTATTATTTCATGTAGCTGATCATAGTACGGAATTGCAATTAGAATTTCCAGAACGTCCTATGGTGTTTGTTGATGTTGAATCCGGACAAAGAGAAAAATTGAGACCTTCACAGATCAGAGAACAGTATCAAAAGACAATTTCAAAATTATATCATGATTTAAATGTGAAATGTGGTCAATATAAAATTGATTATGTTGAAGCAGATAGCAAGAAAGAGTTAGATCAGATTATTATACCTTATATGCTGAAAAGGCAGATGATGAGATAA
- a CDS encoding PAS domain-containing protein, giving the protein MNAQLNAIFSKLQVRGAVLYIIFILAILSGSLVKMYIDVQAEKQFLYNALSNSQALFQYRISSKEIKKSVEEIRTSGLDLFKFTNADVYFLNDKGSPIFWINNNAESHIFEKNAHHDIPNFLSNKFKKTRYKNLENYKEFFITRVEVDNQSQRSIALVVQRADLWLNQSINTLPITLLSIVLISILYLTIGSSNKKWIYNPLDILIKHLEYESQGIGSELSRDVPAEWHNIFLELEMSKDGKNSQLQQKETEAEITQRFHAQLEELRWAKSQLEKYQNQGTAPLPSNTFLTDVFESSNIGVILTDEDNIPKFVNNKAKEILGKGIQPKSEEDLLDIRKIFIEGTDVEIPSDQHPMVLAKQSNTPQIAKALEVYNPDTGARQSVCICAVNLGDGVVCFVV; this is encoded by the coding sequence ATGAATGCACAGCTAAACGCTATTTTTTCGAAGCTTCAGGTACGTGGAGCCGTATTGTACATCATTTTTATATTAGCCATTCTTAGTGGCTCATTGGTGAAAATGTACATCGATGTGCAAGCGGAAAAACAATTCCTATACAATGCCTTAAGTAATTCTCAAGCTTTGTTTCAGTATAGAATATCCTCAAAAGAAATAAAGAAATCGGTGGAAGAGATTCGTACTTCTGGGTTAGATCTTTTCAAATTCACTAATGCTGATGTTTATTTTCTTAACGACAAAGGCTCTCCTATCTTTTGGATCAATAATAATGCAGAATCTCATATTTTCGAGAAAAATGCACATCATGATATCCCTAATTTTCTAAGTAATAAATTCAAGAAAACGAGATATAAAAACCTTGAAAATTATAAAGAGTTTTTTATCACAAGAGTTGAAGTTGATAATCAATCTCAAAGATCGATTGCTTTAGTGGTACAGAGAGCAGACTTATGGCTCAATCAGAGTATCAATACCTTACCAATTACACTTTTAAGCATTGTATTAATAAGTATTTTATACCTCACGATTGGTTCATCTAATAAAAAATGGATTTATAATCCTTTAGACATCCTCATCAAACATTTAGAATACGAATCTCAAGGTATCGGTTCAGAATTATCTAGAGATGTTCCTGCCGAGTGGCACAACATTTTCCTAGAATTGGAAATGAGTAAGGATGGAAAAAATTCACAACTCCAGCAAAAAGAAACGGAAGCGGAAATCACTCAACGTTTCCATGCTCAATTAGAGGAACTTCGCTGGGCAAAATCTCAATTAGAAAAATATCAAAATCAGGGAACCGCACCACTCCCATCCAATACATTCTTAACAGATGTTTTTGAATCATCAAATATTGGTGTAATTTTAACCGATGAAGACAATATTCCTAAATTCGTCAATAATAAAGCGAAAGAAATTTTAGGTAAAGGTATCCAACCAAAGTCAGAAGAAGACTTATTGGATATCAGAAAAATCTTCATCGAAGGTACTGATGTGGAAATCCCATCAGACCAACACCCAATGGTTTTAGCAAAACAAAGTAATACACCCCAAATTGCTAAAGCTTTAGAGGTTTATAATCCGGATACTGGTGCAAGACAAAGTGTTTGTATTTGTGCTGTTAATTTGGGTGATGGGGTGGTTTGTTTTGTGGTGTAA
- a CDS encoding MBL fold metallo-hydrolase yields the protein MIQIQTFTFNPFQENTYLIWDETKEAVIIDPGCYDESEQQQLKSFIESNELKVVKIVNTHCHLDHVFGNKYCQDTFGVKLYIPKGEVETLASGKDSCARYGIPGFVESFADELMENEGTLTFGESSMEILYVPGHSPGHLVFYSNSDDFALGGDVLFKGSIGRTDLPGGDHQTLLDNIANVMYKLPNQTRVYPGHGPFTTIGDEKRSNPFVRG from the coding sequence ATGATACAAATACAAACATTCACATTCAACCCCTTCCAAGAAAACACCTACCTCATCTGGGATGAGACTAAAGAAGCCGTTATTATCGATCCAGGTTGTTATGATGAATCTGAACAACAACAATTAAAAAGTTTTATAGAATCAAACGAATTAAAAGTGGTGAAGATTGTCAATACTCATTGTCATTTAGACCATGTGTTTGGTAATAAATATTGTCAAGATACATTTGGAGTGAAATTATATATTCCAAAAGGAGAGGTGGAGACACTAGCTTCGGGTAAAGATTCGTGTGCTCGCTATGGTATTCCAGGTTTTGTAGAATCTTTTGCAGATGAATTAATGGAAAATGAGGGAACACTTACTTTTGGTGAGTCATCAATGGAGATCTTATATGTTCCAGGACACTCACCGGGTCATTTAGTTTTCTATTCTAACTCAGATGATTTTGCTTTGGGTGGTGATGTATTGTTTAAAGGATCTATTGGTAGAACGGATTTACCGGGTGGTGATCATCAAACATTATTAGACAATATTGCAAATGTGATGTATAAATTGCCTAATCAGACGAGAGTGTACCCTGGTCATGGACCTTTTACAACTATTGGAGATGAGAAGAGGAGTAATCCGTTTGTAAGGGGGTAA
- a CDS encoding DUF3276 family protein, whose translation MEERREEIFSRKVRAGKRTYFFDVKATRSNDYYLTITESKKRFKDDQPVFEKHKIFLYKEDFDKFVDALGECVDKVKNDLLSDYDFEENNNYEDKYKSEPLDNDLSY comes from the coding sequence GTGGAAGAGAGAAGAGAAGAAATCTTTTCAAGAAAAGTACGTGCTGGAAAGCGTACGTATTTTTTCGATGTTAAGGCAACACGTTCAAACGATTATTACTTAACTATTACAGAGAGTAAAAAACGTTTTAAAGATGATCAACCTGTATTTGAGAAACACAAAATTTTCTTATACAAGGAAGACTTTGACAAATTCGTAGATGCCCTTGGAGAATGTGTAGACAAAGTGAAAAACGATCTTTTGTCGGACTATGACTTCGAGGAGAATAACAACTATGAAGACAAGTATAAAAGCGAACCTTTAGACAACGATCTATCGTATTAG